The following are encoded together in the Streptomyces sp. NBC_01465 genome:
- a CDS encoding N-acyl-D-amino-acid deacylase family protein, giving the protein MDLVIRDARVIDGTGGDSYRADVAVDGGRIVAIAREGDERPSATRVLDANGLALSPGFIDMHAHSDLALLRDQGHEAKAAQGVTLEVLGQDGLSYAPVDDRTLAQVRKTITGWNGDGSDIDFDWRTVGEYLDRLDRQGIAVNAAYLIPQGTVRMYAMGWDDRAATPAEITRMKQLVAEGMEQGAVGMSSGLTYTPGMYADDAELTELCRVVASYGGYYCPHHRSYGAGALQAYEEMVALTRSAGCALHLAHATMNFSVNEGKAPELLSLLDAALDAGSDISLDTYPYTPGCTTLVAMLPSWASEGGPDAILARLQDDATAEKIRHVMEVEGADGCHGVPIEWDTIEISGVSDPGLAGCVGKTLAQSAAERGEEPWVTARRLLINDRLGSTILQHVGHEENVRQIMRHRVHTGGSDGILQGYKPHPRAYGTFPQYLGRYARELGVLSLEETVAHLTSRPAARLRLSDRGLVREGYRADLVLFDPDTVAAGSTFEAPRTLPVGIPYVLIDGRFVVEDARRTDVLAGRAVRGSAYKAA; this is encoded by the coding sequence ATGGATCTTGTCATCCGCGACGCCCGCGTCATCGACGGCACCGGCGGCGACTCGTACCGCGCCGATGTGGCCGTGGACGGCGGCCGTATCGTCGCCATCGCCCGCGAGGGAGACGAACGGCCCAGCGCCACACGGGTGTTGGACGCCAACGGGCTCGCTCTCTCCCCCGGCTTCATCGACATGCACGCCCACTCCGACCTGGCGCTCCTGCGCGACCAGGGCCATGAGGCGAAGGCCGCGCAGGGGGTGACCCTGGAAGTCCTTGGGCAGGACGGCCTGAGTTACGCGCCCGTCGACGACCGCACCCTCGCCCAGGTCCGCAAGACCATCACCGGCTGGAACGGCGACGGCAGCGACATCGACTTCGACTGGCGCACCGTCGGCGAGTACCTGGACCGGCTCGACCGGCAGGGCATCGCGGTCAACGCCGCGTACCTCATCCCGCAGGGCACGGTGCGGATGTACGCGATGGGCTGGGACGACCGGGCCGCGACCCCCGCCGAGATCACGCGCATGAAGCAGCTCGTCGCGGAGGGCATGGAGCAGGGCGCGGTCGGCATGTCGTCGGGGCTCACGTACACGCCCGGGATGTACGCGGACGACGCCGAACTCACCGAGCTCTGCCGAGTGGTGGCCTCGTACGGCGGCTACTACTGCCCGCACCACCGCTCCTACGGGGCGGGCGCGCTCCAGGCGTACGAGGAGATGGTCGCCCTCACCCGCAGCGCTGGCTGCGCCCTGCATCTCGCGCACGCCACCATGAACTTCAGCGTGAATGAAGGGAAGGCGCCGGAGCTGCTCAGCCTCCTGGACGCGGCGCTCGACGCCGGTTCCGACATCTCGCTCGACACCTACCCCTACACCCCGGGCTGCACAACTCTCGTTGCCATGCTGCCCAGTTGGGCCAGCGAGGGCGGGCCCGACGCGATCCTCGCCCGCCTCCAGGACGACGCGACGGCGGAGAAGATCCGCCACGTCATGGAGGTCGAGGGCGCGGACGGCTGCCACGGGGTGCCCATCGAGTGGGACACCATCGAGATCTCGGGGGTCAGCGACCCGGGTCTCGCGGGCTGCGTCGGCAAGACCCTCGCGCAGAGCGCGGCCGAGCGCGGCGAGGAGCCGTGGGTCACCGCCCGGCGCCTGCTCATCAACGACCGGCTCGGTTCGACGATCCTGCAGCACGTCGGCCACGAGGAGAACGTCCGGCAGATCATGCGCCACCGCGTCCACACGGGCGGCAGCGACGGCATCCTCCAGGGCTACAAGCCGCACCCGCGCGCGTACGGCACCTTCCCGCAGTATCTCGGCCGCTACGCAAGGGAGTTGGGGGTGCTCTCCCTGGAGGAGACGGTCGCCCACCTCACCTCGCGCCCCGCTGCCCGGCTGCGGCTCTCCGACCGCGGCCTGGTCCGCGAGGGGTACCGCGCCGATCTGGTCCTCTTCGACCCGGACACGGTCGCGGCGGGCTCCACCTTCGAGGCGCCGCGCACGCTGCCGGTCGGCATTCCGTACGTACTGATCGACGGCCGCTTCGTCGTCGAGGACGCCCGCAGGACGGACGTCCTGGCGGGGCGTGCGGTGCGCGGCAGCGCGTACAAGGCGGCCTGA
- a CDS encoding amino acid deaminase encodes MNGEEAAAEVVDHRFKGLPPTAQGLTLAALAAERRNLFTDGFTTPVLALSAESVAHNLELMETYSTRHGLAFAPHGKTSMAPQLFARQIEHGAWGITLAVPHQVRVAREFGVQRIFLANEVVDAAALRWIGSELDADPDFTFICYVDSVRGVELMDEALRGTSRALDVVVELGAGDGARTGARTEAECAAIADAVAATETLRLVGVAGYEGEVPDADGERVRAWLRRLVALAADFDKAGRFGRTDEIVISAGGSAWFDAVADVFAEIPELSAPVCKLLRSGAYISHDDGHYRHLTPFNRVPDEGALHAGFRLWAQVVSRPSGEQAFVNAGKRDAAYDLDLPEAQVVRDGRTGEIRPATGITVSGLSDQHGWVRTTDEADLEVGDWVGMGLSHPCTSFDKWQLIPLVEADGTVVDYIRTYF; translated from the coding sequence CCGCTTCAAGGGGCTGCCCCCGACCGCACAGGGCCTCACCCTCGCCGCCCTGGCCGCCGAGCGCCGCAACCTCTTCACCGACGGGTTCACCACCCCCGTCCTCGCCCTCTCCGCCGAGTCCGTCGCGCACAATCTCGAGCTCATGGAGACGTACTCCACCCGCCACGGCCTCGCCTTCGCCCCGCACGGCAAGACCTCCATGGCCCCCCAGCTCTTCGCCCGCCAGATCGAGCACGGCGCCTGGGGCATCACCCTCGCCGTGCCCCACCAGGTGCGCGTGGCACGGGAGTTCGGGGTCCAGCGCATCTTCCTCGCCAACGAGGTCGTCGACGCCGCAGCCCTCCGCTGGATCGGCTCCGAGCTCGACGCCGACCCGGACTTCACCTTCATCTGTTACGTCGACTCCGTGCGCGGCGTCGAGCTGATGGACGAGGCGCTGCGCGGGACATCGCGTGCGCTGGACGTCGTCGTGGAGCTGGGCGCGGGCGACGGAGCCCGCACCGGCGCCCGTACCGAGGCCGAGTGCGCCGCGATTGCCGACGCCGTGGCCGCTACGGAGACCCTGCGCCTGGTGGGCGTCGCCGGTTACGAGGGCGAGGTCCCCGACGCCGACGGCGAGCGCGTCCGCGCCTGGCTGCGGCGGCTCGTCGCGCTGGCCGCCGACTTCGACAAGGCCGGACGGTTCGGTCGTACGGACGAGATCGTGATCAGCGCGGGCGGCAGCGCCTGGTTCGACGCGGTCGCGGACGTCTTCGCGGAGATCCCCGAACTGTCCGCCCCCGTCTGCAAGTTGCTCCGCTCCGGCGCGTACATCTCGCACGACGACGGCCACTACCGCCACCTCACCCCCTTCAACCGGGTCCCCGACGAGGGCGCCCTGCACGCCGGGTTCCGGCTCTGGGCGCAGGTCGTCTCCCGCCCCTCCGGCGAGCAGGCCTTCGTCAACGCGGGCAAGCGCGACGCCGCGTACGACCTCGACCTGCCCGAGGCGCAGGTCGTACGGGACGGGCGCACCGGGGAGATCCGGCCCGCCACCGGCATCACCGTCAGCGGCCTCTCCGACCAGCACGGGTGGGTCCGCACCACGGACGAGGCGGACCTGGAGGTCGGCGACTGGGTCGGCATGGGGCTCAGCCACCCGTGCACGTCCTTCGACAAGTGGCAGCTGATCCCGCTCGTCGAGGCGGACGGGACCGTCGTCGACTACATCCGTACGTACTTCTGA